The proteins below are encoded in one region of Sulfitobacter sp. SK012:
- a CDS encoding penicillin-binding protein 1A, protein MFRFILSFFGGIFTTITMSIGAIALTIGAVFWMYGRDLPSHEVLSQYTPPTISRIYSGQGRLIDEFAKERRLFAPADTIPALVKQAFISAEDKNFYTHEGYDLRGIGAAAFDAVQSRGKDVRGASTITQQVMKNFLLDGSRQAERKIKEIILAARVEQAMTKEKILELYLNEIFLGQNSYGVAAASQTYFNKNLSELAPHEAAFLASLPKAPSDYHPVRQKERLVNRRNFVLREMMENGYLDEAVYEAERNAPLLSVQNGDFESFKSSLPPRDYFTDEIRRQLSVDFGEGEFFTGGLTVRATIDNEMQPIAAHALQLQLEQYDRGQGIWRGTRLKIPAEELVDEATWREALANLRVPRDISLESKWYPAVVLEIGANEARIGIENIDNAEGGNWIPAKDVQWARKRLENGKLAKRAKVAGDLVAVGDVVLVRRMVADDDGSFIRWTLRQVPEVQGGFVAMDVDTGRVIAMQGGFSYQASVFNRATQAKRQPGSSFKPFVYASALDSGYTPATIVVDAPIEINTPQGVWRPKNASNRFYGPAPLRTGIEQSRNLMTIRLAQEVGMDVVGGYAERFGVYDDLSPVLANALGSQETTLYQMVAAYAMFANGGERVEPTLVDRVQDRYGRTVYKHDQRICNDCKLTSLAPGLAPRVISNREQVMDPITAYQLTSMMRGVVERGTARKAVNLPVPIAGKTGTTNDEKDAWFVGFSSNIVAGCYIGYDTPRPMGRGAGGGALCAPVFQRFMSQAITKYGGGEFEVPEGCAFINIDRFSGSRLSETASGPNVVSECFRDGEFINFGITFDGGFAMGADLPLVDGVGLVSKEVTTSTGQKATVGPKASFGSLSSGGLY, encoded by the coding sequence GTGTTCCGTTTTATCCTGTCTTTCTTCGGTGGTATCTTTACCACCATCACCATGAGCATCGGCGCAATCGCGTTGACCATTGGTGCGGTTTTTTGGATGTACGGTCGGGATTTGCCGAGCCACGAAGTGCTGAGCCAATACACGCCCCCCACAATCAGCCGAATTTACTCTGGCCAGGGTCGTTTGATCGACGAATTCGCCAAGGAACGCCGCCTTTTTGCACCAGCAGATACGATCCCTGCGCTGGTCAAACAGGCTTTTATTTCGGCTGAGGACAAGAATTTCTACACCCACGAAGGCTATGATCTTCGCGGTATCGGTGCCGCGGCCTTTGACGCGGTGCAAAGCCGGGGCAAAGACGTGCGCGGTGCTTCGACGATTACTCAGCAGGTGATGAAAAACTTCTTGCTGGATGGCAGCCGTCAAGCTGAACGAAAGATCAAAGAAATAATCCTCGCGGCGCGGGTTGAGCAAGCGATGACCAAGGAAAAAATTCTTGAGCTCTACCTCAATGAGATTTTCCTCGGACAGAACTCCTATGGTGTGGCTGCGGCGTCGCAGACATATTTCAACAAAAATCTGTCTGAACTAGCCCCCCATGAGGCCGCATTCCTTGCGTCGCTGCCCAAGGCACCGTCAGATTATCATCCCGTTCGCCAGAAGGAACGCCTGGTTAACCGTCGGAACTTTGTTCTGCGCGAGATGATGGAAAACGGCTATCTTGATGAGGCCGTGTATGAGGCCGAGCGCAATGCACCTCTGCTATCGGTCCAAAATGGTGATTTTGAGAGCTTCAAATCATCGCTGCCGCCACGTGATTACTTTACGGATGAAATTCGCCGTCAACTGTCTGTCGACTTTGGCGAGGGCGAGTTCTTTACCGGTGGTCTGACCGTGCGCGCGACAATCGATAATGAGATGCAGCCGATTGCGGCGCACGCGCTGCAACTCCAACTCGAGCAATACGACCGAGGACAGGGTATCTGGCGCGGTACGCGCCTGAAGATCCCTGCCGAAGAGCTGGTGGATGAGGCAACATGGCGTGAGGCGCTGGCAAACCTGCGTGTACCCCGCGATATTTCGCTAGAATCCAAGTGGTATCCTGCGGTCGTGCTTGAGATTGGTGCCAATGAGGCACGTATCGGGATCGAGAATATAGACAACGCAGAGGGCGGCAACTGGATCCCTGCAAAGGACGTGCAGTGGGCCCGCAAACGTCTGGAAAACGGCAAGCTGGCCAAACGCGCAAAGGTCGCGGGCGATTTGGTTGCCGTAGGCGATGTGGTGCTGGTGCGCCGTATGGTTGCCGACGACGACGGCAGTTTCATCCGCTGGACATTGCGTCAGGTGCCCGAAGTGCAGGGCGGCTTTGTCGCGATGGACGTCGACACTGGCCGCGTGATCGCCATGCAGGGCGGGTTTTCGTATCAGGCCAGTGTGTTCAACCGCGCCACGCAGGCGAAACGCCAACCCGGATCAAGCTTTAAGCCGTTCGTCTATGCTTCTGCGCTCGACAGTGGCTATACGCCCGCGACAATCGTTGTGGACGCGCCCATTGAAATCAACACACCGCAAGGCGTGTGGCGGCCTAAAAACGCGTCTAACCGTTTTTATGGACCAGCGCCACTTCGGACCGGTATTGAACAATCTCGGAACCTGATGACGATCCGTTTGGCCCAAGAAGTCGGCATGGATGTGGTCGGTGGGTACGCGGAACGCTTTGGTGTTTATGATGATCTGTCACCTGTGCTCGCAAACGCGCTTGGCTCCCAAGAAACCACGCTTTATCAGATGGTTGCAGCCTATGCCATGTTCGCAAATGGGGGCGAGCGGGTTGAGCCGACGCTGGTGGACCGGGTGCAGGACCGCTATGGCCGCACGGTTTACAAGCATGACCAGCGCATATGCAACGACTGCAAACTCACATCGCTTGCACCTGGGCTTGCGCCGCGCGTTATCTCGAACCGCGAGCAGGTCATGGACCCAATTACGGCCTATCAGTTGACGTCAATGATGCGCGGCGTGGTTGAGCGTGGCACGGCCCGCAAGGCTGTGAACCTGCCTGTGCCAATCGCTGGCAAGACCGGGACGACCAATGATGAAAAGGACGCATGGTTTGTTGGCTTTTCGTCCAACATCGTTGCGGGTTGCTACATTGGATATGACACGCCGCGCCCGATGGGCCGGGGGGCTGGGGGCGGCGCGCTTTGCGCACCGGTATTCCAACGGTTTATGTCTCAGGCGATTACAAAATATGGTGGTGGCGAATTCGAAGTGCCCGAAGGATGCGCATTCATTAACATCGACCGCTTCTCTGGATCACGTTTGAGCGAAACTGCAAGCGGCCCGAATGTTGTGTCTGAGTGTTTCCGCGACGGCGAGTTCATCAACTTTGGTATTACTTTTGACGGCGGCTTTGCGATGGGTGCGGATTTGCCCTTGGTTGATGGCGTCGGCCTCGTGAGCAAAGAAGTCACCACATCAACCGGCCAAAAGGCAACCGTTGGCCCCAAAGCCAGCTTTGGCTCGCTCAGCTCTGGCGGTCTTTACTAG
- a CDS encoding N-acetylmuramoyl-L-alanine amidase, with protein MRHILILFLLVFGPANTVSAQELTALARVDSAPSMIEDGWFGRTHLTLHLSQGVPFRVFMLDEPPRLVVDFREADWRGVNASDILTEPGRITALRFGAFQPGWSRLVADLSEPMLPEVIAMPVGRDDGRAILEITLKTTDQAAFSARAGTPKDQGWTEAIVAPPAQPDAKQDRFTVVLDPGHGGIDPGAERGDVVEKDLMLSFARALADTLRRDEIEVVLTRDADIFVALEHRVALAHQAQGDLFISLHADSLSQGGAKGATVYILSDQASDAATEHLASRHNRSDIIAGSDLTGSDDQVASVLLDLARQETEPRSAMLADTLAKSMAEAGGPMNRRPLRRAGFSVLKSADIPSVLLELGFLSSKRDLTNLRDPVWRAIMVAALADGIRSWRDADAARAALVRQ; from the coding sequence ATGCGGCATATATTGATCTTATTTTTGCTGGTTTTTGGGCCAGCCAACACCGTGTCGGCCCAAGAGCTGACGGCCTTGGCGCGTGTGGATTCCGCCCCAAGCATGATCGAAGACGGCTGGTTTGGCCGTACCCATCTGACGCTGCACTTAAGCCAAGGCGTGCCGTTCCGGGTCTTCATGCTGGATGAGCCGCCTCGGCTTGTGGTCGATTTTCGCGAGGCCGATTGGCGCGGTGTCAATGCCAGCGACATCCTGACAGAACCGGGGCGCATCACCGCGTTGCGCTTTGGTGCGTTTCAACCCGGTTGGTCACGTTTGGTCGCCGATTTGTCTGAGCCAATGCTGCCCGAAGTGATCGCAATGCCTGTGGGCCGCGACGACGGGCGTGCGATCCTTGAAATCACGCTCAAAACCACAGACCAAGCTGCATTCAGCGCGCGTGCGGGCACACCCAAGGACCAAGGCTGGACAGAAGCGATCGTTGCGCCGCCAGCGCAGCCTGACGCCAAGCAAGACCGGTTTACCGTCGTGCTAGACCCCGGACATGGCGGCATTGATCCCGGTGCGGAACGTGGCGATGTGGTCGAAAAGGACCTGATGTTGTCGTTCGCCCGCGCCTTGGCCGACACCTTGCGCCGCGACGAAATCGAAGTTGTCCTGACCCGCGATGCGGATATTTTTGTGGCGCTGGAGCATCGCGTGGCATTGGCCCATCAAGCGCAGGGCGATTTGTTCATTTCCCTGCACGCCGACAGCCTGAGCCAAGGCGGGGCAAAGGGGGCCACAGTTTATATTCTATCGGACCAAGCGAGCGATGCGGCGACCGAACACCTTGCGTCGCGCCACAATCGATCTGACATTATCGCCGGCTCTGATTTGACTGGCTCGGACGATCAGGTGGCCAGCGTGCTGTTGGATTTGGCCCGGCAAGAAACCGAGCCGCGTTCAGCCATGCTCGCAGACACCTTGGCCAAGTCCATGGCCGAGGCTGGTGGGCCAATGAACCGCCGACCTCTGCGCCGCGCCGGGTTTTCGGTGCTGAAATCTGCGGACATCCCATCGGTGCTGCTTGAACTAGGTTTTCTAAGCTCAAAACGAGACCTCACAAACCTGCGCGACCCTGTTTGGCGCGCGATTATGGTTGCGGCCCTTGCGGATGGGATTCGGTCTTGGCGCGATGCAGATGCGGCACGCGCGGCTCTTGTGCGCCAATAA
- a CDS encoding pyridoxal phosphate-dependent aminotransferase translates to MRISTRSAVDPFIVMDVMQAAAAAEAAGRHIIHMEVGQPGTGAPKGARDALTRTMEEGPLGYTVALGLPALRARIAQMYGDWYNVDLDPARIVITPGSSGAFILAFTALFDTGDRVGIGAPGYPSYRQILRALALKPIDLPAMAENRYQPVPQDFAAMDLAGLLVASPANPTGTMLDRPAMTALIEACQGQGASFISDEIYHGVEYEKKAVSALEITNDAYVINSFSKYFSMTGWRVGWMVVPEDHVRVVERITQNMFICAPHASQVAALAAMDCEEELQTNMDVYRKNRALMLDGLPDAGFDRIAPPDGAFYVYADVSEITDDSRLLAAEILEKAGVAVTPGLDFDPARGHTTLRFSYARSTADISEGLERLKTFMACR, encoded by the coding sequence TTGCGCATTTCAACCCGTTCTGCTGTCGATCCCTTCATTGTGATGGATGTAATGCAGGCTGCTGCTGCTGCCGAAGCTGCGGGGCGACACATTATCCACATGGAGGTTGGGCAACCCGGCACCGGCGCACCAAAAGGCGCGCGTGATGCGCTGACCCGCACGATGGAAGAAGGCCCGCTTGGCTATACCGTCGCGCTGGGTTTACCAGCCCTGCGCGCGCGCATCGCGCAGATGTATGGGGATTGGTACAACGTCGATCTTGATCCTGCCCGCATTGTGATAACGCCTGGGTCCTCAGGTGCGTTTATCCTCGCTTTTACGGCGCTTTTTGATACCGGTGACCGTGTTGGCATTGGCGCGCCGGGCTATCCCAGCTACCGCCAGATTTTGCGGGCACTTGCCCTGAAACCTATTGATCTGCCCGCCATGGCCGAGAACCGTTATCAACCTGTGCCACAAGATTTTGCCGCGATGGACCTTGCGGGGCTCTTGGTCGCGTCGCCTGCCAACCCGACGGGCACAATGCTGGACCGACCCGCCATGACGGCACTTATCGAGGCATGTCAGGGGCAGGGGGCCTCGTTTATCTCAGACGAGATTTATCACGGTGTCGAATACGAGAAGAAGGCCGTGAGCGCGCTTGAGATCACCAATGATGCCTATGTCATCAACTCTTTCTCCAAGTATTTCTCAATGACGGGCTGGCGCGTGGGGTGGATGGTTGTGCCCGAAGATCATGTGCGGGTGGTTGAGCGGATCACTCAAAATATGTTCATCTGCGCGCCGCACGCCAGTCAGGTTGCCGCCCTCGCTGCGATGGATTGCGAAGAAGAACTGCAGACCAATATGGATGTGTACCGCAAAAACCGCGCGCTGATGCTCGACGGGCTACCGGATGCCGGATTTGACCGGATCGCGCCGCCTGATGGGGCGTTTTACGTCTATGCTGATGTGAGCGAAATCACTGATGACAGCCGTTTGTTGGCGGCCGAAATCCTCGAAAAAGCGGGCGTCGCGGTGACGCCAGGCCTCGATTTTGATCCCGCAAGAGGGCATACTACGCTACGGTTTTCTTATGCGCGCAGCACTGCGGACATCTCGGAAGGGCTTGAACGGCTCAAGACATTTATGGCCTGCCGCTGA
- a CDS encoding DsbA family protein, which translates to MLNRPFFGQFAVSTALVLTLALPATAQALKEYSDAERAQFRAEVRAYLLDNPEVIREAIEVLQNREAETALQADVTLVTDNAADIFDDGYSFVGGNPDGDIVLVEFMDYRCPYCKRAHNEVTKLLATDGNIKLIVKELPILGEQSVLASRFAVATKQLAGGDSYKAMNDALMAFNGDVTLPALRRLATTFELDADAIEAHMNSDEVSAEITATRALASKLAISGTPTFVLQDEMLRGYLPYDQMQALIAEKRN; encoded by the coding sequence ATGTTGAACCGTCCCTTTTTTGGTCAATTTGCTGTAAGCACAGCCCTTGTCCTGACGCTGGCCTTGCCCGCCACAGCACAAGCACTCAAGGAATATTCTGACGCGGAACGCGCACAGTTTCGCGCCGAGGTCCGCGCCTATCTTCTGGATAATCCCGAAGTGATCCGCGAAGCCATTGAAGTTTTGCAAAACCGCGAGGCCGAAACCGCCTTGCAAGCCGACGTGACGCTGGTGACCGACAATGCCGCGGATATTTTTGACGACGGGTATTCCTTTGTGGGTGGCAATCCGGATGGCGACATCGTGCTCGTTGAGTTCATGGATTACCGTTGCCCGTACTGCAAACGCGCGCATAACGAAGTGACAAAGCTCTTGGCGACCGACGGCAACATCAAACTGATCGTCAAGGAACTGCCTATTTTGGGCGAGCAATCAGTACTCGCGTCCCGTTTTGCGGTGGCCACCAAGCAACTTGCGGGCGGTGACAGCTACAAGGCAATGAACGATGCGCTGATGGCCTTTAACGGTGATGTGACGCTGCCTGCTCTGCGCCGTCTTGCGACAACCTTTGAGTTGGATGCAGACGCGATCGAGGCACACATGAACAGCGATGAAGTCTCAGCCGAGATCACCGCGACCCGCGCGCTGGCTTCTAAGCTGGCGATTTCGGGCACGCCAACTTTTGTACTACAAGACGAGATGCTGCGCGGCTACTTGCCCTACGATCAGATGCAAGCATTGATCGCCGAAAAGCGTAACTAA
- the ispG gene encoding flavodoxin-dependent (E)-4-hydroxy-3-methylbut-2-enyl-diphosphate synthase, whose product MSLNHIRPWRNIYRRKSRQIMVGNVPVGGDAPITVQTMTNTLTTDVKGTIAQVQAAADAGADIVRISVPDEASSKALKLIVPEVSVPIVADIHFHYKRGIEAAEAGAACLRINPGNIGDEKRVKEVIRAARDNNCSIRIGVNAGSLEKHLLEKYAEPCPDAMVESGLDHIKILQDNDFHEFKISCKASDVFMAAAAYQALAEATDAPIHLGITEAGGLISGTVKSAIGMGNLLWMGIGDTIRVSLSADPVEEVKMGFEILKSLGLRHRGVNIISCPSCARQGFDVIKTVEALEKRLEHIKTPMSLSIIGCVVNGPGEALMTDVGFTGGGAGAGMVYLAGKQSHKLSNEGMIEHIVEQVEARAAVIDAQTKEAAE is encoded by the coding sequence ATGTCGCTGAACCACATCCGCCCCTGGCGCAATATTTACCGCCGCAAATCCCGCCAAATCATGGTGGGCAATGTCCCTGTTGGGGGAGATGCGCCGATAACGGTCCAGACAATGACCAATACACTCACGACAGATGTCAAAGGTACAATCGCGCAGGTACAGGCCGCAGCGGATGCAGGCGCAGACATTGTGCGCATTTCGGTGCCCGACGAGGCATCGTCAAAGGCGCTGAAATTGATCGTTCCCGAAGTGTCCGTTCCCATCGTGGCGGACATCCATTTCCACTACAAACGCGGCATCGAAGCGGCAGAGGCGGGCGCGGCTTGCCTGCGGATCAATCCCGGCAACATCGGGGATGAAAAACGCGTCAAAGAAGTTATCAGAGCTGCGCGCGACAACAATTGTTCGATCCGCATTGGCGTGAATGCTGGCAGTTTGGAAAAACACCTGCTGGAAAAATACGCTGAGCCGTGTCCTGATGCGATGGTGGAATCTGGCCTTGATCACATCAAAATCCTTCAGGACAACGATTTTCACGAATTCAAGATCAGCTGCAAAGCATCTGACGTGTTTATGGCCGCAGCCGCCTATCAAGCACTGGCAGAAGCCACAGATGCGCCCATACACCTTGGCATTACCGAAGCAGGCGGTTTGATCAGCGGAACGGTCAAATCGGCCATTGGCATGGGCAATCTGCTGTGGATGGGGATTGGCGATACGATCCGTGTCAGCCTGTCCGCCGATCCGGTCGAAGAGGTCAAGATGGGGTTTGAAATCCTCAAGTCGCTGGGTCTGCGACATCGCGGCGTCAACATCATCTCATGCCCATCCTGCGCACGGCAGGGATTTGACGTCATCAAGACCGTCGAGGCATTGGAAAAGCGGCTTGAGCATATCAAGACGCCCATGAGTCTGTCGATCATCGGCTGTGTGGTCAACGGGCCGGGCGAAGCGCTGATGACGGATGTAGGTTTCACTGGCGGTGGCGCCGGGGCTGGCATGGTCTATCTGGCTGGCAAGCAGAGCCATAAGCTGAGCAATGAAGGCATGATCGAACATATCGTCGAACAGGTCGAAGCCCGCGCTGCAGTCATCGATGCACAAACGAAAGAAGCGGCGGAGTAA
- a CDS encoding helix-turn-helix domain-containing protein — MIGRWSSKSSEENDVEPKGFDAFELRLGDVMRGERATLGKSLLDVQRELRIKASYIAAIENADPDAFDTPGFIAGYVRSYARYLGMDPDVAFSTFCTESGFSVAHGMSAEASVIKKPTREQRLARNGETDIFSRPSTPFVPSGDSLMSRIEPSAIGSSVVLLALIGAIGFGGWSVLKEVQRVQVSPVDQTPVVLSDLDPLDGALAATPESGVESGVETDTNIAFNAPRVEALDRLYRPQALDIPVLVARDAAISTLDPRTSGVFRTPTPTAPGIAIAGVDQIGAPDVGDFLTAQLNGTASTTTAGPPGVAVPQVLEGAAPAVQIVATGETWVRVRAADGTNLFESVMQKGDTYNVPSLEEPPTLRTGQSGAVYFVMNGQYFGPAGDNGSITSNVPLQEQQLAELYQPAMPADDSALATLVAELQSTTLSQDDN, encoded by the coding sequence ATGATCGGGCGTTGGTCCTCCAAAAGTAGTGAAGAAAATGATGTCGAACCAAAGGGTTTCGACGCATTTGAATTGCGCCTTGGGGATGTTATGCGCGGCGAACGCGCTACATTGGGCAAATCGCTGCTCGACGTTCAGCGCGAATTGCGTATCAAAGCCTCCTATATCGCCGCCATCGAAAACGCGGACCCTGACGCCTTTGACACACCCGGATTTATCGCAGGTTATGTGCGCTCCTATGCGCGTTATCTTGGCATGGACCCCGATGTTGCATTTTCAACGTTCTGCACCGAATCCGGTTTTTCTGTTGCGCACGGCATGTCCGCCGAAGCGTCGGTGATTAAGAAACCAACGCGCGAACAGCGTTTGGCGAGAAACGGCGAGACTGACATTTTCTCGCGCCCCTCAACACCGTTTGTCCCCTCAGGTGACAGCCTGATGAGCCGCATCGAGCCTTCTGCCATCGGATCGTCAGTTGTTTTGCTGGCGTTGATTGGTGCCATTGGGTTTGGTGGCTGGTCCGTGCTGAAAGAAGTCCAGCGCGTTCAGGTATCGCCCGTCGATCAGACGCCAGTTGTGCTTTCAGATCTGGATCCGCTTGACGGTGCATTGGCCGCAACGCCTGAATCTGGTGTTGAGTCTGGTGTTGAGACAGACACGAATATTGCGTTTAATGCCCCACGCGTTGAAGCGCTGGATCGTCTCTACCGCCCGCAGGCATTGGATATTCCTGTGCTTGTCGCCCGTGACGCGGCCATCTCGACCCTCGATCCCCGTACGAGCGGTGTTTTTAGAACGCCGACGCCAACGGCTCCTGGCATTGCCATTGCTGGGGTAGATCAGATTGGTGCACCAGATGTTGGCGATTTTCTGACCGCTCAACTGAATGGCACCGCATCGACAACGACGGCTGGCCCTCCGGGCGTTGCCGTACCGCAGGTTCTTGAAGGCGCGGCCCCTGCTGTGCAGATCGTCGCCACCGGCGAGACATGGGTGCGTGTACGTGCCGCTGACGGTACCAACCTATTCGAGAGCGTGATGCAAAAGGGCGATACCTACAACGTGCCCTCGCTCGAAGAGCCACCGACCCTGCGCACCGGCCAAAGCGGCGCGGTCTATTTTGTTATGAATGGTCAGTACTTTGGCCCCGCGGGCGACAATGGCAGCATCACGTCGAACGTGCCTTTGCAGGAACAACAGCTGGCTGAGTTGTACCAGCCTGCTATGCCGGCTGATGATAGCGCGTTGGCGACACTGGTCGCTGAATTGCAAAGCACCACATTGTCGCAAGACGACAATTAA
- the hemA gene encoding 5-aminolevulinate synthase, translated as MNYTEKLDQAIARLHDEGRYRTFIDIERRNGQFPHAVRTRPDGSEQDITVWCGNDYLGMGQHPVVLEAMHEAIEATGAGSGGTRNISGTTVYHKRLEAELADLHGKEGALLFTSAYIANDATLSTLPKLFPGLIIYSDERNHASMIEGVRRNGGAKRIFRHNDLEHLRELLAADDPDAPKVIAFESIYSMDGDFGPIEAICDLAEEFGALTYIDEVHAVGMYGPRGAGVAERDRLMHRLDIINGTLAKAFGVMGGYIAASAKMCDAIRSYAPGFIFTTSLPPAVAAGAAASVAFLKGAHELRHEHQTQAKVLKLRLKGLGLPIIDHGSHIVPVMVGNPIHTKLLSDMLLEEHGIYVQPINYPTVPKGTERLRFTPSPVHGPREMDALVRAMDGLWSHCALNRAEEAG; from the coding sequence GTGAATTACACAGAAAAGCTTGATCAGGCGATTGCACGGTTGCACGACGAAGGGCGCTACCGGACGTTCATCGATATCGAGCGGCGCAACGGTCAATTCCCGCATGCGGTACGCACGCGCCCTGATGGCTCTGAACAAGACATCACCGTTTGGTGTGGCAACGACTATCTCGGCATGGGGCAACACCCCGTTGTGCTTGAAGCGATGCACGAGGCGATTGAGGCCACGGGCGCAGGTTCGGGCGGAACACGCAACATTTCCGGCACAACCGTCTATCACAAGCGGCTCGAGGCAGAGCTGGCGGATTTGCATGGCAAGGAAGGCGCACTGCTGTTTACATCGGCCTATATTGCCAATGACGCGACTCTCAGCACGCTGCCTAAGCTCTTTCCGGGGCTGATTATTTATTCTGACGAACGCAACCACGCCAGCATGATCGAAGGGGTCCGCCGCAATGGCGGGGCCAAGCGGATTTTCCGGCACAATGATCTAGAGCACCTGCGCGAATTGCTTGCTGCGGATGATCCTGATGCGCCCAAGGTTATTGCGTTCGAATCGATCTATTCTATGGATGGCGATTTTGGACCGATCGAAGCCATTTGTGACCTCGCGGAAGAGTTTGGCGCACTGACATATATCGACGAAGTGCACGCCGTGGGCATGTACGGACCGCGTGGGGCAGGGGTCGCAGAACGCGACCGCCTGATGCACCGCCTTGATATTATCAACGGCACTTTGGCCAAGGCATTTGGCGTCATGGGCGGCTATATCGCCGCGTCAGCCAAGATGTGTGACGCAATTCGGTCCTATGCGCCGGGCTTTATCTTTACCACGTCCTTACCACCTGCTGTGGCGGCCGGTGCGGCGGCATCTGTTGCCTTTCTGAAGGGTGCGCATGAACTGCGCCATGAGCATCAAACCCAAGCCAAGGTTTTGAAACTGCGCCTAAAAGGATTGGGGCTTCCTATTATCGATCACGGCAGCCACATCGTGCCAGTGATGGTTGGCAACCCAATCCACACCAAGCTGTTGTCGGATATGCTGCTTGAAGAGCATGGCATTTACGTCCAGCCGATTAACTATCCAACCGTACCCAAGGGTACGGAGCGGTTGCGCTTTACCCCCTCGCCAGTACACGGCCCGCGGGAAATGGATGCGCTGGTGCGCGCAATGGATGGCTTGTGGTCGCATTGTGCGCTGAATCGCGCCGAAGAGGCTGGATGA